A stretch of Heterodontus francisci isolate sHetFra1 chromosome 1, sHetFra1.hap1, whole genome shotgun sequence DNA encodes these proteins:
- the LOC137359058 gene encoding actin-1-like isoform X1 — MMDITDVIIDNGSGLCKSGLVADSLPTSVIPSIVGIFKVKGNTHEASHTENYFGKKALAKRGSGSLKYPIERGIVTSWELLEKLWKHVYTSELHIKSKERPVLMTTAPLTSFINREKMAEIMFECFNVPAMYVAIPATLALYASGRTRGIVLDSGFGLTDAVPIYEGYYLPDAVKRLKLAGNDITENLRRLLLESGHNIPNTIHKETFENIKETLCYIALDPKLESKSQTDDIQQEYTLPDGTLITLQKELFKAPELLFTTSNVRCEEPGIHKLIYDSILKCDRSLRKDLFSNILLSGGSTLFLGLEERLLKEIKFQVPSGLPVKVIAPPNRNNSVWMGASILTSLTAFKDMWVTSNDYREYGPAIINKRCF; from the coding sequence ATGATGGACATTACCGATGTAATCATAGATAATGGTTCTGGGCTCTGCAAATCCGGGTTAGTTGCTGACAGCCTTCCAACATCAGTAATACCATCCATTGTAGGTATCTTCAAAGTCAAGGGGAACACACATGAAGCATCCCACACAGAAAATTATTTTGGAAAAAAGGCTCTAGCTAAAAGAGGCAGTGGGTCCTTAAAGTACCCTATTGAACGTGGTATAGTAACCTCTTGGGAACTTTTGGAGAAGCTCTGGAAGCATGTTTATACATCGGAACTTCATATCAAATCAAAAGAGAGACCAGTTTTGATGACTACTGCTCCACTGACTTCTTTCATTAACAGAGAAAAGATGGCAGAAATAATGTTTGAATGTTTTAATGTGCCAGCTATGTATGTAGCTATTCCTGCAACTTTGGCACTCTATGCATCAGGACGGACTAGGGGAATAGTCCTAGACAGTGGTTTCGGATTAACTGACGCCGTACCCATTTATGAAGGCTACTACCTGCCCGATGCTGTCAAAAGACTGAAACTTGCTGGAAATGATATCACTGAAAATTTGAGGAGACTTCTATTGGAAAGTGGACATAATATCCCAAATACAATTCATAAGGAAACCTTTGAGAACATCAAGGAAACATTGTGCTATATTGCTCTAGATCCTAAGCTGGAGAGCAAAAGTCAAACAGATGACATTCAACAGGAGTATACACTCCCTGATGGCACTCTCATCACACTCCAAAAAGAGCTCTTCAAAGCGCCAGAACTACTCTTCACAACTTCCAACGTACGTTGTGAAGAACCTGGAATTCATAAATTGATCTATGACAGTATTTTAAAATGTGATAGAAGCTTGAGGAAAGATCTATTTAGCAACATATTACTATCTGGTGGTTCCACTCTTTTCCTGGGTCTGGAAGAAAGATTGCTGAAGGAGATTAAATTCCAAGTTCCTAGCGGATTACCAGTTAAAGTCATTGCACCACCAAACAGAAATAATTCTGTTTGGATGGGTGCCTCAATTTTAACTAGCTTGACAGCATTTAAGGATATGTGGGTTACTAGCAATGATTACAGAGAATATGGGCCAGCTATCATTAACAAAAGGTGTTTTTAG
- the LOC137359058 gene encoding actin-1-like isoform X2 — MMDITDVIIDNGSGLCKSGLVADSLPTSVIPSIVGIFKVKGNTHEASHTENYFGKKALAKRGSGSLKYPIERGIVTSWELLEKLWKHVYTSELHIKSKERPVLMTTAPLTSFINREKMAEIMFECFNVPAMYVAIPATLALYASGRTRGIVLDSGFGLTDAVPIYEGYYLPDAVKRLKLAGNDITENLRRLLLESGHIFTTSNVRCEEPGIHKLIYDSILKCDRSLRKDLFSNILLSGGSTLFLGLEERLLKEIKFQVPSGLPVKVIAPPNRNNSVWMGASILTSLTAFKDMWVTSNDYREYGPAIINKRCF; from the exons ATGATGGACATTACCGATGTAATCATAGATAATGGTTCTGGGCTCTGCAAATCCGGGTTAGTTGCTGACAGCCTTCCAACATCAGTAATACCATCCATTGTAGGTATCTTCAAAGTCAAGGGGAACACACATGAAGCATCCCACACAGAAAATTATTTTGGAAAAAAGGCTCTAGCTAAAAGAGGCAGTGGGTCCTTAAAGTACCCTATTGAACGTGGTATAGTAACCTCTTGGGAACTTTTGGAGAAGCTCTGGAAGCATGTTTATACATCGGAACTTCATATCAAATCAAAAGAGAGACCAGTTTTGATGACTACTGCTCCACTGACTTCTTTCATTAACAGAGAAAAGATGGCAGAAATAATGTTTGAATGTTTTAATGTGCCAGCTATGTATGTAGCTATTCCTGCAACTTTGGCACTCTATGCATCAGGACGGACTAGGGGAATAGTCCTAGACAGTGGTTTCGGATTAACTGACGCCGTACCCATTTATGAAGGCTACTACCTGCCCGATGCTGTCAAAAGACTGAAACTTGCTGGAAATGATATCACTGAAAATTTGAGGAGACTTCTATTGGAAAGTGGACATA TCTTCACAACTTCCAACGTACGTTGTGAAGAACCTGGAATTCATAAATTGATCTATGACAGTATTTTAAAATGTGATAGAAGCTTGAGGAAAGATCTATTTAGCAACATATTACTATCTGGTGGTTCCACTCTTTTCCTGGGTCTGGAAGAAAGATTGCTGAAGGAGATTAAATTCCAAGTTCCTAGCGGATTACCAGTTAAAGTCATTGCACCACCAAACAGAAATAATTCTGTTTGGATGGGTGCCTCAATTTTAACTAGCTTGACAGCATTTAAGGATATGTGGGTTACTAGCAATGATTACAGAGAATATGGGCCAGCTATCATTAACAAAAGGTGTTTTTAG